In one Methanobacteriaceae archaeon genomic region, the following are encoded:
- a CDS encoding adenylate kinase family protein, translating to MKTLNKTVFITGTPGVGKSTLANLIEKNLSWHLIKINQLAEERNLFSGTDKEKGYKIIDLDVLCPEITKTISEISQDESAKIVVDGHLSHFCHGADLVIVLRLDPSILKERLKKRNYSDSKILENLEAEALGVCSLEAHEIHGNIVHEIDVGNLSPADILNIITEVINGEKSFPLGEIDFLNWIVDN from the coding sequence ATGAAAACCCTTAATAAAACCGTGTTCATAACTGGAACTCCTGGTGTTGGGAAAAGTACTCTGGCAAATTTAATTGAAAAAAATCTTTCATGGCATCTGATAAAAATTAATCAGCTGGCCGAGGAAAGAAACCTATTTTCAGGAACTGATAAAGAAAAAGGATATAAAATTATTGATTTGGATGTTCTTTGCCCAGAAATTACAAAAACCATATCTGAAATATCACAAGATGAATCTGCAAAAATCGTGGTAGATGGCCACCTATCACATTTCTGTCATGGGGCCGACTTGGTCATTGTGCTGAGATTAGACCCTTCTATTTTAAAAGAACGCCTAAAAAAAAGAAATTATTCGGATTCTAAGATCCTTGAAAACTTAGAAGCCGAAGCCTTAGGTGTTTGTTCCTTAGAAGCACATGAAATACATGGAAACATCGTTCATGAAATAGATGTAGGAAACTTGTCTCCAGCAGATATTCTAAATATCATTACTGAAGTTATTAATGGGGAAAAATCATTCCCACTCGGAGAAATCGATTTTTTAAATTGGATAGTGGATAATTAA
- a CDS encoding ribonuclease P protein component 4 produces MRRGRRPKWMINIGKERIDILFKMADNEFSRHPERSHRYVKLARNISTKYNIQMPIKWKRRFCKNCYKFLKPGQNCKVRLSKGKVHFKCLECGQMMRVPYEKEKKEKRRIKIESYLIKKGANE; encoded by the coding sequence TTGAGAAGAGGACGAAGACCAAAATGGATGATTAATATTGGTAAAGAAAGAATAGACATCCTCTTTAAGATGGCAGATAATGAATTCTCCCGACATCCTGAAAGATCTCATCGCTATGTCAAACTGGCACGGAATATATCAACTAAATACAATATCCAGATGCCCATTAAATGGAAGCGCAGATTCTGCAAGAATTGTTATAAATTCTTAAAACCCGGTCAGAATTGTAAAGTGAGATTATCTAAAGGAAAAGTGCACTTCAAATGCCTAGAATGTGGGCAAATGATGAGAGTGCCTTATGAGAAGGAGAAAAAAGAAAAAAGGAGAATTAAAATTGAGTCTTACCTTATCAAGAAAGGAGCTAATGAATAG
- a CDS encoding YhbY family RNA-binding protein: MNRALSALTINIGKAGINDNVIEEIKRQLKSQELVKLKFAKNISSEKEIYITQIVEKTNSKLIDMRGNVAVIFKKKR, encoded by the coding sequence ATGAATAGAGCCCTATCTGCACTTACCATTAATATTGGAAAAGCAGGAATAAATGATAATGTTATAGAAGAAATAAAAAGGCAGCTTAAGTCCCAGGAACTGGTAAAACTGAAGTTCGCTAAAAATATTTCATCTGAAAAAGAAATTTATATTACCCAGATTGTAGAGAAAACAAACTCTAAACTCATAGATATGAGAGGAAATGTTGCGGTAATATTCAAGAAAAAACGTTAG
- a CDS encoding 30S ribosomal protein S19e — translation MSTVYDVPADLLINQVAKELTKEDKINSPEWANYVKTGVHKERRPENVDWWYVRCAALLRRVYIDGPVGVNSLRTHYGGKKDRGSSPEKFKRGSGAIIRGALHQLEATGLIEKIEGGRVVTPKGRSFLDNTSVGVKAEIPELAKY, via the coding sequence ATGAGTACAGTTTATGATGTGCCTGCAGATTTACTTATAAATCAAGTTGCAAAAGAATTAACCAAAGAAGATAAAATAAATTCGCCAGAATGGGCGAATTATGTTAAAACAGGTGTTCATAAAGAACGCCGGCCAGAAAATGTTGATTGGTGGTACGTTCGATGTGCTGCCCTTCTAAGAAGAGTTTACATCGATGGCCCTGTAGGCGTAAACAGCCTAAGAACCCATTACGGTGGTAAAAAAGACCGAGGTTCCAGTCCTGAAAAATTCAAAAGAGGAAGTGGAGCTATCATAAGAGGAGCTTTACACCAATTAGAAGCTACCGGCCTAATTGAAAAGATTGAAGGCGGTAGAGTGGTTACTCCTAAGGGAAGATCTTTCTTAGACAACACTTCTGTTGGTGTCAAGGCAGAAATTCCGGAATTAGCTAAATACTAG
- a CDS encoding DNA-binding protein has product MQQLQQQAQQQAVDAESQEQVRQQMEMQKKQAMMQILTPEARSRLANIRMTKPEFVDQIELQLIQLAQMGRVQSKITDEQLKELLQKVAGQKREINIDWR; this is encoded by the coding sequence ATGCAACAGTTACAACAGCAAGCACAGCAACAAGCTGTGGATGCTGAGTCTCAGGAACAAGTGCGTCAGCAAATGGAAATGCAGAAAAAGCAGGCTATGATGCAGATACTAACTCCTGAAGCTCGGAGTAGATTAGCCAATATACGAATGACTAAACCCGAGTTTGTGGATCAAATTGAGCTTCAATTAATCCAGTTAGCTCAGATGGGTAGAGTTCAGTCCAAAATTACTGACGAACAGCTGAAAGAATTGCTTCAAAAGGTTGCTGGGCAAAAAAGAGAGATCAATATTGATTGGAGATAA
- a CDS encoding asparagine synthase-related protein has translation MKAGVLYSGGKDSSLMALILQRMGLNVELVTVNFGIYDSWIPASKSASALGFKHRILNIDKTVLETAVDKIVEDNFPNNGIDYIHHAVLEKISQCDYSLVADGTRRDDRIPKLKENQIRSFEDRNQVEYVNLQSFGYKTIARFSSKLFEVSKEESNRKNNSDYEVEVRCLIDELYGEGKSRSIFPKHFQTRVIGWKLNSIHSDNII, from the coding sequence ATGAAAGCAGGAGTACTATATAGTGGAGGAAAAGACAGTTCTTTAATGGCCTTAATTCTACAAAGAATGGGTCTGAATGTGGAACTGGTGACCGTAAACTTCGGAATTTATGACTCATGGATACCTGCTTCAAAATCTGCTTCTGCTTTGGGTTTCAAGCACAGAATATTAAATATTGATAAAACTGTTCTTGAAACTGCTGTTGATAAAATAGTAGAAGATAATTTTCCAAATAATGGCATTGATTATATTCATCATGCGGTACTGGAGAAAATATCTCAGTGCGATTATTCTTTAGTTGCGGATGGTACTCGTCGTGATGATAGAATACCTAAGCTAAAAGAAAATCAGATCCGGAGTTTTGAAGATAGAAACCAGGTAGAATATGTCAATCTCCAAAGTTTCGGATATAAAACAATTGCGCGGTTTTCTTCTAAACTTTTTGAAGTAAGTAAAGAAGAAAGTAACAGGAAAAACAATTCCGATTATGAAGTAGAAGTTCGTTGCTTGATTGATGAGTTATATGGTGAAGGAAAATCCAGATCAATATTTCCCAAGCATTTCCAGACCAGAGTAATTGGCTGGAAGTTGAACTCGATTCATTCAGATAATATAATTTAA
- a CDS encoding 50S ribosomal protein L39e: protein MSRNKPLAKKLRLAKANKQNRRVPLWATMKTNRKVRSHPKMRHWRRSNLKV from the coding sequence ATGAGCAGAAATAAACCATTAGCTAAAAAATTAAGACTTGCTAAAGCAAACAAACAAAACAGAAGGGTGCCTTTATGGGCTACAATGAAGACTAATCGTAAAGTACGTAGTCATCCTAAAATGAGACACTGGAGAAGAAGCAATTTAAAAGTTTAG
- a CDS encoding 50S ribosomal protein L31e, producing MERIYVIPLRKVKDAPRTIRAPKAVRVVRAFLQKHMKAEEIKIDASINEKIWERGIQKIPPKIKVKAVKEEDGSVAVTLAE from the coding sequence ATGGAAAGAATTTACGTTATACCCCTCAGAAAAGTTAAAGATGCACCAAGGACTATCAGGGCTCCCAAAGCTGTGAGAGTTGTTAGAGCATTCTTACAAAAACATATGAAAGCAGAAGAAATAAAAATAGACGCTTCTATCAATGAAAAAATCTGGGAAAGAGGAATTCAAAAAATTCCCCCAAAAATAAAAGTAAAAGCTGTCAAAGAAGAAGATGGCAGCGTAGCCGTGACTTTAGCTGAATAA
- a CDS encoding translation initiation factor IF-6, producing MIRRINLSGNPNLGVYISITDSVALVPLNLPDVMEEAIKEALEIEILRTPISGSSLAGALAVGNSNGFLVSKHTMDKEIETMRNAGLTVEKVPDRHTAVGNIILANDNGALVSPDLSDKSIEIISRVLGVDAQRATLAGFNILGSVATATNKGALLHPQTSKSELKLVEDVLKVSADVGTVNRGVGLVGACSTANSNGVLVGEITTGPEMARIEEALGFLEGYL from the coding sequence ATGATACGGAGAATCAACCTCAGCGGAAATCCCAATCTGGGAGTTTACATTTCTATTACTGATAGTGTGGCCCTGGTTCCCCTGAACCTTCCTGATGTTATGGAAGAAGCTATAAAAGAAGCCCTAGAAATAGAAATTTTAAGAACCCCTATTAGTGGCAGCAGCCTAGCTGGTGCCTTGGCCGTAGGTAATTCTAATGGTTTTTTGGTTTCCAAACACACTATGGATAAAGAAATAGAAACTATGCGAAATGCAGGACTTACAGTTGAAAAAGTACCTGACAGGCATACTGCAGTAGGTAATATCATTTTAGCCAATGATAACGGCGCATTAGTTAGCCCTGACCTCTCAGATAAATCTATAGAAATTATCAGCAGAGTATTAGGGGTTGATGCCCAAAGAGCTACCCTGGCCGGATTTAATATTCTAGGTTCAGTGGCTACAGCCACCAATAAAGGAGCTTTGCTACATCCACAAACTAGTAAATCTGAATTAAAACTTGTTGAAGATGTTTTAAAAGTTTCTGCAGATGTAGGAACTGTTAACAGAGGAGTAGGTTTAGTGGGAGCATGTTCCACAGCTAATTCTAATGGAGTTCTGGTGGGAGAAATAACTACCGGGCCCGAAATGGCAAGAATAGAGGAAGCATTAGGTTTTCTCGAGGGATACTTATGA
- the rpl18a gene encoding 50S ribosomal protein L18Ae, whose amino-acid sequence MKTKIFRIQGKFVMGENLKPFTKELKALKEEDIYERLYSEFGSKHHIGRYQVKIEKIEEISAEDVQDPVVKALLR is encoded by the coding sequence ATGAAAACAAAGATATTTAGAATTCAAGGTAAATTTGTAATGGGTGAAAACTTAAAACCCTTCACAAAAGAGTTAAAAGCTTTAAAAGAAGAAGACATCTACGAAAGACTTTATTCCGAATTCGGAAGCAAACATCACATCGGTAGATATCAAGTAAAAATCGAAAAAATTGAGGAAATCTCTGCAGAAGATGTACAAGACCCAGTGGTTAAAGCCCTTTTAAGGTGA
- the pfdA gene encoding prefoldin subunit alpha: MEDQQRLEELVNQINLYQNQADLIQQQMEALRASLGELEILENTLETIKNGKDLETLVPVGAGSFLAADIKNTEEVIMSVGAGVAISKKMDDAQETVSTQKEELQKTMEKMAQNLQQLTDIIVKLSPQAEELLQKVRGSGQ, encoded by the coding sequence ATGGAAGACCAGCAGAGATTAGAGGAATTAGTAAACCAAATAAACCTGTATCAAAACCAGGCGGACCTAATTCAACAACAAATGGAAGCATTAAGAGCGTCCCTTGGCGAATTAGAAATCCTGGAAAATACATTAGAAACCATTAAAAATGGAAAAGATCTGGAAACTTTAGTACCGGTGGGTGCAGGTTCTTTCCTCGCTGCAGATATCAAAAACACCGAAGAAGTAATTATGAGCGTCGGTGCTGGTGTGGCTATAAGTAAAAAAATGGATGATGCCCAGGAAACTGTTTCCACCCAGAAAGAAGAGCTGCAAAAAACCATGGAAAAAATGGCTCAAAATTTACAACAATTAACTGATATAATTGTTAAACTATCTCCTCAAGCTGAGGAGCTCCTCCAAAAAGTTAGGGGAAGTGGGCAATAA
- the ftsY gene encoding signal recognition particle-docking protein FtsY translates to MFDSLKKKFNGTIGKLTEQVSQEAEEEAKKAEIETSVKNKAESSPEKVDDVKSSPVSTKPDESLVELSETAESIPEDIKDDEISEAKDSDSKKSFFSRLKRKSSEYKPEEDSEDPKTPKVEGEEKKSVSEKEEKESDESENEPKSGIFSFIREKTISEKDLDELLWELEMSLLESDVALEVAEKIISSVKEDLVGRKIKRSSDVSEYTLQALKKAVSSILDVESKSIDTLLAEKKAKNEPLIIMFVGINGTGKTTTIAKISTYFINKGYTPVIAASDTFRAGAIEQITHHAEAIGVKIIKHKKGADPAAVAFDAVSHAKAQGKEIVLVDTAGRMQTNINLMDEMAKIKRVISPDMIVFVGDSLTGNDAVEQAMKFNESVGLDGIILTKADADAKGGAALSIGYVISKPILFLGMGQGYEDLMEFKPEWMIEQIF, encoded by the coding sequence TTGTTTGATTCTCTAAAAAAGAAATTCAATGGAACCATAGGTAAGCTTACTGAACAAGTTTCTCAGGAAGCTGAAGAGGAAGCTAAAAAGGCTGAAATTGAAACTTCAGTCAAAAATAAAGCGGAATCTTCACCTGAAAAAGTTGATGATGTAAAATCATCACCCGTATCTACTAAACCAGATGAATCATTAGTAGAACTAAGTGAAACCGCAGAAAGCATTCCAGAAGATATTAAAGATGATGAAATTTCTGAAGCTAAAGATTCTGATTCTAAAAAATCCTTTTTTTCTAGATTAAAAAGAAAATCTTCGGAATATAAACCTGAAGAAGATTCTGAAGATCCAAAAACACCTAAAGTAGAAGGTGAAGAAAAAAAGTCTGTTTCTGAGAAAGAAGAAAAAGAATCTGATGAATCTGAGAATGAACCCAAATCAGGTATTTTTTCTTTTATTCGGGAAAAAACTATTTCCGAGAAGGATCTGGATGAACTTTTATGGGAACTTGAAATGTCTCTTTTAGAGAGTGATGTGGCCTTAGAAGTGGCCGAAAAAATTATTAGTTCTGTTAAAGAGGATCTGGTGGGTAGAAAAATAAAAAGAAGCAGCGATGTTTCTGAATACACTCTCCAGGCCCTTAAAAAGGCGGTTTCTAGCATTTTAGATGTGGAAAGTAAGAGCATAGATACTTTACTTGCTGAAAAAAAAGCCAAAAACGAACCTTTAATAATTATGTTTGTAGGCATAAATGGTACTGGAAAAACCACTACTATTGCCAAAATTTCTACTTATTTTATAAATAAAGGATATACTCCAGTTATTGCAGCATCTGATACCTTCAGAGCAGGAGCTATTGAACAAATAACCCATCATGCTGAAGCCATTGGTGTTAAAATCATCAAGCACAAGAAAGGGGCAGATCCTGCTGCCGTGGCCTTTGATGCAGTTTCCCATGCCAAAGCACAAGGTAAAGAAATAGTTTTGGTAGATACTGCTGGGCGAATGCAGACCAATATCAATCTCATGGATGAAATGGCCAAAATCAAGAGAGTTATAAGTCCAGACATGATTGTATTTGTAGGTGATTCCCTTACTGGAAATGATGCCGTTGAACAGGCCATGAAATTCAATGAATCTGTTGGTTTAGATGGAATTATCCTCACCAAGGCCGATGCAGATGCTAAAGGCGGTGCGGCCCTATCTATTGGTTATGTGATAAGTAAACCAATATTATTTTTAGGTATGGGCCAAGGATACGAAGATTTAATGGAATTTAAACCAGAATGGATGATTGAACAGATATTTTAG
- a CDS encoding class I SAM-dependent methyltransferase, whose protein sequence is MKNVQEHFDSEAKYYDNLILTLIPYYNQMTDVLVDGLPFNEKEELNIIDLGCGTGNISKKIKNRFPAAHITCVDISKNMIDIAQNKLSNYSNITYKLADFQDISLNGVYDAVVSSLAMHHLETDSDKKKLYEKIFNSLSDGGVFYNADVVLGSSDYLQDIYIQKWKEFMAKNHSHEDIENKWMPTHRAEDNPSKMSDHIKWLDEVGFKQVDVLWKYYNYGVYGGVK, encoded by the coding sequence ATGAAAAACGTTCAGGAACATTTTGATAGTGAAGCTAAATATTATGACAACTTAATTTTAACTTTAATTCCTTACTATAATCAAATGACTGATGTACTGGTGGATGGACTGCCTTTTAATGAGAAAGAAGAGTTAAATATTATTGATTTAGGATGTGGCACGGGTAATATTTCCAAAAAAATAAAAAACAGATTTCCAGCAGCCCATATAACTTGTGTGGATATATCTAAGAACATGATTGACATAGCTCAAAATAAGCTCTCAAATTACTCGAATATCACTTATAAATTGGCTGATTTTCAGGATATTTCTTTAAATGGAGTTTATGATGCTGTTGTTTCATCTTTGGCCATGCATCATCTAGAAACAGACTCAGATAAGAAAAAGTTGTATGAGAAAATTTTTAATTCGCTCTCAGATGGTGGGGTGTTTTACAATGCGGACGTTGTTTTAGGCTCTTCAGACTATTTACAGGATATTTATATTCAAAAATGGAAAGAATTCATGGCCAAAAACCATTCTCATGAAGATATTGAAAATAAGTGGATGCCCACACATAGGGCAGAAGATAATCCTTCTAAAATGAGCGACCATATCAAATGGTTAGATGAAGTTGGCTTTAAGCAGGTAGATGTGCTATGGAAGTATTATAATTATGGGGTCTACGGTGGAGTAAAATAG